Proteins encoded by one window of Blautia argi:
- a CDS encoding NUDIX hydrolase, which translates to MAKITGITRKTENPFVNLYELGRESKTGKKGIYYVASRAKEEGELKLKTRNMHPDGVVIYSLYGEAQDKIVLIRQYRYSIDNYVYEFPAGLVEKGEDYRECAVREMREETGLTFSPLPVHKAYEKPAFTTVGLTDECCATVFGVSSGEVSAEFQEDTEEIEVVLADREEAKRILKEENTAIMCAYMLMHFIHDEEPFAFLKEL; encoded by the coding sequence GTGGCAAAGATAACAGGAATTACCCGTAAAACAGAAAATCCCTTTGTGAATCTCTATGAGTTGGGCAGAGAAAGTAAGACAGGAAAAAAAGGAATCTATTATGTGGCTTCCAGGGCAAAGGAAGAGGGAGAGCTGAAACTGAAAACCCGGAATATGCACCCGGACGGCGTGGTGATATACAGCTTGTACGGAGAAGCTCAGGATAAAATCGTGCTGATTCGTCAGTATCGGTACAGCATTGACAATTATGTGTATGAATTTCCGGCAGGACTGGTAGAAAAGGGAGAGGATTACCGGGAGTGTGCAGTCCGGGAAATGAGAGAGGAAACAGGGCTGACTTTTTCTCCCCTTCCGGTTCATAAAGCGTATGAAAAGCCGGCATTTACTACCGTAGGCCTGACGGATGAGTGTTGCGCTACCGTGTTTGGCGTATCATCAGGAGAGGTTTCTGCGGAATTTCAGGAGGATACAGAAGAAATCGAAGTGGTTCTTGCGGATAGAGAAGAGGCAAAGAGGATTTTGAAGGAGGAGAATACAGCCATTATGTGTGCCTATATGCTGATGCACTTTATTCATGATGAAGAGCCCTTTGCATTTCTGAAAGAATTGTAA
- the ytvI gene encoding sporulation integral membrane protein YtvI, with the protein MKWKKYAKSILVFLITVLGIGVGVFLGIQFLGFFMPFVIGWLIALIANPLVRMLERRLKVARKHTSMLLIIGVLAGIIVGIYFIGVKTVEETRSLVDQAPEIYMEVKGEFENAGENLSKLIDEMPDSVQKAIADLQDRIGAITGKAVGKISQITVDQASSLAKNLPSILISIIFTILSAYFFIADRDRILEFGRANTPGIIQEKWRILSDSFKQVFGGYFKAQFKIMGVIGVILFVGFLIMRVKFAALVAILIAFLDMLPFFGTGTALIPWALFKLISGDLKYAVELIILYLVTQLVRRVIEPKMVGDSIGVNPLLTLVFMYIGYRISGVIGMILAVPIGAIVINFYRMGVFDGVLNGLKEVTDDVLKWLYRDEETSEDTDLKAK; encoded by the coding sequence ATGAAGTGGAAAAAATATGCAAAAAGTATCTTGGTGTTTTTGATAACTGTCCTTGGCATTGGAGTAGGAGTTTTTCTGGGAATTCAGTTTCTGGGATTTTTTATGCCTTTTGTCATTGGCTGGCTGATTGCGCTGATTGCGAATCCTCTGGTGCGTATGCTGGAGCGAAGACTGAAGGTAGCGCGCAAGCACACCTCCATGCTGTTGATTATCGGAGTGCTTGCAGGGATTATCGTAGGTATTTATTTTATTGGTGTAAAGACTGTAGAAGAAACCAGATCTTTGGTAGATCAGGCGCCTGAGATCTATATGGAAGTCAAAGGGGAATTTGAAAATGCAGGAGAAAATCTGTCCAAGCTGATAGACGAGATGCCGGACAGTGTACAGAAAGCCATTGCGGATCTGCAGGACAGAATTGGTGCCATTACCGGAAAAGCAGTGGGAAAAATCAGTCAGATTACAGTAGACCAGGCAAGCAGTCTTGCCAAAAATCTGCCCAGTATTTTGATTTCTATAATTTTTACTATTCTGTCCGCGTATTTTTTCATTGCAGACAGAGATCGGATTCTGGAATTCGGAAGAGCCAATACCCCGGGAATTATCCAGGAAAAGTGGAGAATTCTTTCCGACAGCTTTAAACAGGTTTTCGGCGGCTATTTCAAAGCACAGTTTAAAATTATGGGCGTTATCGGTGTTATTTTATTTGTAGGATTTTTAATCATGCGGGTAAAATTTGCTGCCCTGGTGGCAATTCTCATTGCTTTTCTGGATATGCTGCCGTTTTTTGGAACGGGTACAGCGCTGATTCCATGGGCCTTGTTTAAACTTATTTCAGGGGACTTGAAATATGCAGTGGAATTGATTATTCTATATCTGGTGACACAGCTTGTGCGAAGAGTGATTGAGCCGAAAATGGTAGGGGATTCCATAGGGGTAAATCCGCTTCTGACTCTGGTTTTTATGTATATCGGATACCGCATCAGCGGTGTGATAGGAATGATTCTGGCAGTACCTATTGGCGCTATTGTCATTAATTTTTACCGTATGGGCGTTTTTGACGGGGTACTGAACGGACTGAAAGAGGTGACAGACGATGTGCTGAAATGGCTGTATCGGGACGAAGAAACTTCGGAGGATACGGATTTAAAAGCAAAATAA
- a CDS encoding TrkH family potassium uptake protein — protein MSKIRKIKWTTTKIIAAGYLVVIALGTLLLMLPFSNREGTATTFMDAWFTATSATCVTGLVTNDTYTFWSEFGQVVILILIQIGGIGFMTIAISALTLTRKKIGLSERMLMQESVAAPQIGGIVRMSKFVLSGTLFFEGIGAVLLAFYFVPRLGLGKGIYYAVFHSISAFCNAGIDLMGYYSPSSSLITAGDSYLVSLTIAGLIIIGGIGFLVWEDLKKCKWKFRYYRLHTKMVIFATGVLIIGGTLLMFLFEWGQPSMEGKTLGQQILSAFFQAVTPRTAGFNTVDLNALTDSSQMLMVCLMFIGGSPGSTAGGIKTTTILVLMLTIWTELRKRKDLELFRRRVEGEAIRHACCLMMFYGLLSIGSSMAIATIENLGIKQTLFETVSALCTVGLSLGITSSLGMVSQVILILLMFIGRVGGITILIAFTNHISTIPSKLPVEKISVG, from the coding sequence TTGAGTAAGATAAGAAAAATAAAATGGACGACAACTAAGATTATTGCAGCAGGTTATCTGGTGGTGATTGCTCTGGGAACCCTGCTTCTGATGCTGCCGTTTTCCAACCGGGAGGGTACGGCAACGACCTTTATGGACGCATGGTTTACAGCTACTTCAGCAACCTGTGTGACAGGACTGGTAACGAATGATACCTATACCTTCTGGTCAGAATTCGGGCAGGTGGTTATCCTGATTCTGATTCAGATAGGCGGTATCGGATTTATGACCATTGCCATATCTGCTCTGACACTGACCAGAAAAAAGATAGGTCTGTCAGAGCGTATGTTGATGCAGGAAAGTGTAGCAGCGCCCCAGATAGGGGGAATTGTAAGAATGTCCAAATTTGTGTTGTCAGGAACGCTCTTTTTTGAAGGAATCGGAGCCGTGCTTCTGGCATTTTACTTTGTGCCCAGATTAGGACTGGGAAAGGGTATTTACTATGCTGTTTTTCATTCTATCTCCGCATTTTGTAATGCCGGAATTGACCTTATGGGATACTACAGTCCGAGTTCTTCCCTGATTACAGCAGGGGACAGTTATCTGGTGAGCCTTACTATAGCCGGACTGATTATTATCGGCGGTATTGGTTTTCTGGTCTGGGAAGATCTAAAAAAATGTAAATGGAAATTTCGGTACTACAGACTGCATACAAAAATGGTGATTTTTGCTACAGGAGTTCTCATTATCGGCGGTACGCTGCTGATGTTTCTTTTTGAGTGGGGACAGCCTTCTATGGAAGGAAAAACCCTGGGACAGCAGATACTCAGTGCTTTTTTTCAGGCAGTTACCCCCAGAACGGCAGGTTTTAATACCGTGGATTTGAACGCGTTGACGGACAGCAGCCAGATGCTGATGGTATGTCTGATGTTTATCGGCGGTTCCCCGGGGTCTACTGCAGGGGGAATTAAGACTACGACCATACTGGTTCTGATGCTGACAATCTGGACAGAACTTCGGAAACGAAAGGATTTGGAATTATTCCGGCGCAGAGTGGAGGGAGAAGCAATCCGCCATGCCTGCTGTCTGATGATGTTTTATGGTTTATTGAGTATAGGTTCTTCTATGGCGATTGCCACTATAGAAAATCTGGGAATAAAGCAGACACTTTTTGAAACCGTGTCTGCACTTTGTACGGTGGGACTTTCTCTTGGAATTACTTCCAGTCTGGGAATGGTGTCACAGGTGATTTTGATTCTGCTGATGTTTATCGGAAGAGTGGGCGGTATTACCATACTGATTGCATTTACAAACCATATATCCACAATTCCGTCAAAGCTTCCGGTAGAAAAGATTTCTGTAGGATAA
- a CDS encoding potassium channel family protein produces MKSVLLIGLGRFGRHMAERLIAEGNEVLAVDINEERVNDAIDMVTDAQIGDATNEHFVESLGVRNFDLCVVAIGDNFQSSLEATALLKDCGASMVLARANRDVHAKFLLRNGADDVVYPEKEMAQRLAVKYGNDNIFDYIKLTDEYAIYEIPVPQSWVGSSILEKEVRRKHHISILATKEDGKMFPLPGAEYVFKSTETLIVMGHFQDVRTVAKMK; encoded by the coding sequence ATGAAATCAGTGCTTCTGATAGGGCTTGGCCGTTTTGGAAGGCATATGGCAGAGCGATTAATCGCAGAAGGAAATGAGGTCCTTGCAGTGGACATTAATGAGGAGAGAGTCAATGATGCCATAGATATGGTGACAGACGCCCAGATAGGCGATGCTACCAATGAACATTTTGTAGAATCTCTGGGAGTGAGAAATTTTGATTTATGTGTGGTTGCCATTGGCGATAATTTCCAGAGTTCTCTGGAAGCCACAGCGCTTTTAAAGGACTGCGGGGCTTCCATGGTGCTGGCAAGAGCCAACCGGGATGTGCATGCAAAATTTCTTTTGAGAAATGGTGCAGACGATGTAGTGTATCCGGAAAAGGAAATGGCACAGCGTCTGGCCGTTAAATACGGTAATGACAATATTTTTGACTACATTAAGTTGACCGATGAATATGCAATTTATGAGATTCCGGTTCCTCAGTCCTGGGTAGGAAGTTCTATCCTGGAGAAAGAGGTCAGAAGAAAGCATCACATCAGTATTCTGGCAACAAAGGAAGACGGAAAAATGTTTCCGCTTCCCGGTGCGGAATATGTGTTTAAGAGCACAGAAACCTTGATTGTTATGGGACATTTTCAGGACGTGCGTACGGTTGCGAAAATGAAATAA
- a CDS encoding formate--tetrahydrofolate ligase yields MGFKSDIEIAQECTMEPITNIAEKAGIDDKYLEQYGKYKAKIDYNLLKESDAPNGKLILVTAINPTPAGEGKTTTTVGLADGMQRLGKKVMVALREPSLGPVFGVKGGAAGGGYAQVVPMEDINLHFTGDFHAIGAANNLLAAMLDNHIYQGNELNIDPRKITWRRCVDMNDRQLRFVVDGMGGKTNGMPREDGYDITVASEIMAVLCLARDITDLKERLGRIIVGYTYGKVSEQKPVTAHDLHAEGAMCALLKDALKPNLVQTLEHVPAIVHGGPFANIAHGCNSVIATKMALKLGDYAITEAGFGADLGAEKFLDIKCRMADLHPSAVVIVATVRALKYNGGVAKADLNNENLEALEKGLPNLLKHVSNIKNVYKLPCVVAINAFPTDTKAELDLVEQKCKELGVNVALSEVWAKGGEGGIALAKEVIRLVEEPNDFTFSYELEGSIEDKLNQIVQKVYGGKRVVLTANAQKQAAQLEALGYGNCPICVAKTQYSLTDDQTKLGAPTDFEVTVRNLKISAGAGFIVALTGEIMTMPGLPKVPAAEKIDVDETGKITGLF; encoded by the coding sequence ATGGGATTCAAATCAGACATCGAAATTGCACAGGAATGTACCATGGAGCCGATTACAAACATTGCAGAGAAAGCAGGTATTGATGACAAATATCTGGAACAGTACGGAAAGTACAAAGCAAAAATCGACTACAACTTATTAAAAGAATCCGACGCGCCAAACGGAAAATTAATCCTGGTAACAGCAATTAACCCAACACCGGCAGGAGAAGGAAAGACAACAACAACCGTTGGTCTGGCAGACGGTATGCAAAGACTTGGCAAAAAGGTTATGGTTGCTCTTCGTGAGCCTTCTCTTGGACCGGTATTCGGTGTAAAGGGCGGAGCAGCAGGCGGCGGATATGCACAGGTCGTTCCAATGGAGGACATCAACCTGCACTTCACCGGTGACTTCCATGCAATCGGCGCAGCAAACAACCTCTTAGCAGCAATGCTGGATAACCATATTTATCAGGGAAATGAATTAAACATTGACCCAAGAAAGATTACCTGGAGAAGATGTGTGGATATGAATGACCGCCAGCTCCGTTTTGTTGTAGACGGTATGGGCGGAAAGACAAACGGAATGCCAAGAGAAGACGGCTATGACATTACCGTAGCATCTGAGATCATGGCTGTTCTGTGTCTGGCAAGAGATATCACAGACTTAAAGGAAAGACTGGGACGTATTATTGTTGGTTATACATACGGAAAGGTTTCCGAACAGAAACCGGTAACTGCCCATGACTTACATGCAGAAGGCGCGATGTGCGCACTGTTAAAAGACGCCCTGAAACCAAATCTGGTACAGACTCTGGAGCATGTACCTGCAATCGTACACGGCGGACCATTCGCAAATATCGCTCATGGCTGTAACTCTGTCATTGCAACAAAGATGGCATTGAAATTAGGGGATTATGCAATCACAGAGGCAGGTTTCGGAGCTGACCTGGGAGCAGAGAAATTCCTGGATATCAAATGCCGTATGGCAGACCTGCACCCAAGCGCAGTCGTTATCGTAGCAACGGTTCGTGCATTAAAATACAATGGCGGCGTAGCGAAGGCTGACTTAAACAATGAAAACCTGGAAGCACTGGAAAAGGGACTTCCAAACCTGTTAAAACATGTAAGCAACATCAAAAACGTATACAAACTGCCATGTGTGGTTGCTATTAACGCATTCCCAACAGATACAAAGGCAGAGCTTGACCTGGTAGAGCAGAAATGTAAAGAGCTGGGCGTAAACGTAGCCCTGTCCGAAGTATGGGCAAAAGGCGGTGAAGGCGGTATTGCCCTTGCAAAAGAGGTTATCCGTCTGGTAGAAGAGCCAAATGACTTTACATTCTCCTATGAACTGGAAGGAAGCATTGAAGATAAACTGAACCAGATTGTACAGAAGGTATACGGAGGAAAGAGAGTGGTTCTGACTGCAAATGCACAGAAACAGGCAGCACAGTTAGAGGCCCTGGGCTATGGAAACTGCCCAATCTGTGTAGCGAAGACACAGTACAGCTTAACCGATGACCAGACCAAACTGGGAGCGCCTACAGATTTTGAAGTAACGGTAAGAAACTTAAAGATTTCTGCAGGTGCAGGCTTTATCGTAGCGCTGACAGGAGAAATCATGACCATGCCAGGACTTCCGAAGGTTCCGGCTGCTGAGAAGATTGACGTAGACGAAACAGGAAAGATTACAGGGCTGTTCTAA
- a CDS encoding formate/nitrite transporter family protein: MYKDEYKAVCNSAAAKLNLLKNNPLGYFVASILAGMFVAMGSFVAFTLAGHLSGSEAAAIWAKPAQSAAFAAALSLVIMAGADLFTGNNFVMSAAIFRKTATVGDACKLWCVCWIGNLVGSLLSSALFVAAKVPTGGIGDYFENLAITKTTTAPVPLFIKAILCNILVCLAVWCGIKMKSESGKLIMIFWCIFVFMVCGFEHSIANMSSIGVSLITGKVGIGAYFYNVIIVTLGNMVGGVLGVALPYHLISKEK, translated from the coding sequence ATGTATAAAGACGAATATAAGGCTGTGTGCAATTCTGCGGCAGCAAAATTGAATTTACTGAAAAACAATCCGCTGGGATATTTTGTAGCCTCTATCTTAGCTGGTATGTTTGTTGCAATGGGTAGCTTTGTAGCGTTTACATTGGCAGGTCATCTGTCAGGCTCAGAAGCAGCGGCGATCTGGGCAAAACCGGCACAAAGCGCGGCTTTTGCAGCAGCTCTTAGCTTAGTTATTATGGCAGGGGCAGACTTATTTACAGGAAATAATTTTGTCATGTCAGCGGCTATATTCAGAAAAACAGCTACCGTGGGTGATGCCTGCAAACTGTGGTGTGTATGCTGGATCGGAAACCTGGTTGGTTCTCTTTTATCATCTGCTCTTTTCGTGGCTGCAAAAGTTCCTACAGGCGGAATCGGTGATTACTTTGAAAATCTTGCAATTACCAAAACTACTACAGCTCCGGTGCCATTGTTTATCAAAGCAATCTTGTGTAACATTTTGGTATGTCTTGCAGTATGGTGCGGAATAAAAATGAAATCTGAATCAGGGAAGTTGATCATGATTTTCTGGTGTATTTTCGTATTCATGGTGTGTGGATTTGAACATAGTATTGCAAACATGAGCAGTATCGGTGTTTCACTTATTACAGGAAAGGTTGGAATCGGTGCATATTTCTATAATGTAATTATAGTAACCTTGGGAAATATGGTTGGTGGTGTTTTAGGCGTAGCGCTTCCATATCATCTGATTTCAAAAGAAAAATAG
- a CDS encoding DUF134 domain-containing protein — protein MARPQKSRCICSKPKITSFAPQGCVADGSVNLTYDEYEVIRILDFLKMTQEECAAKMDISRPTVTRIYDSARQKIADAMVHGRSLTISGGDVVVCEKMKPECAGMLYCCHRQQE, from the coding sequence ATGGCCAGGCCACAGAAAAGCAGATGTATCTGTTCCAAACCGAAAATCACCAGCTTTGCACCGCAGGGCTGTGTTGCTGACGGAAGCGTCAATCTTACCTATGATGAATATGAGGTGATTCGTATTCTGGATTTTCTGAAAATGACACAGGAGGAGTGTGCAGCAAAGATGGATATTTCCAGACCGACAGTGACTCGCATCTATGACTCAGCCAGACAGAAAATAGCAGACGCTATGGTTCATGGCCGCAGTCTGACCATAAGTGGGGGAGATGTGGTTGTATGCGAAAAGATGAAGCCGGAGTGTGCAGGTATGTTGTACTGTTGCCACAGACAGCAGGAATAA
- a CDS encoding FAD-dependent oxidoreductase, with amino-acid sequence MKVLIIGGVAAGTKTAAKLKREDRSAKITVITRDKDISYAGCGLPYYVGGLIESREELIVNTPQKYAKMTGVEVKTGKEATALWADKKQVLVKDLFTGEEEVCSYDKLVLAVGASPVELPVPGMKQQGVFKMRTPDDATAIRAYAEENQVKKAVVIGAGFIGLEAAENLKTRGIQVTVIDFAAQVLPNILDKEMAGYVKKHLLKEGIRVITGTKAEEVVGNGKVTGVKTSAGFLGCDLLITAAGIRPNTEFLQDSGLEMFKGTILVDNTMKTNLEGVYAAGDCVMVTNRITGKPQWSPMGSSANMEGRTLAQLLSGKNKTYPGVLGTGIVKLPGLNVGRTGLTEEQAKAAGYEVVSVLAPTDDKAHYYPGAGFFITKLIAEKNTHKLLGVQVMGPGAVDKMIDIAVMGLNMGAALEDFENADFAYAPPFSTAIHPFVQAVYVLLNKLSGDLVSMTPAEYAEGKAKGYKVIDAGLTPSIHGAQYVDPFAVNGEIEGLDKEEKLLLVCAKGKRAYFLQNRMRFYGYKNTVVLEGSTFFNDVKVENPEGAVSPEEEKRVKALGFLKDKNTLDRFNGRVITRNGKITAEEARTIAEAAELFGSGEVTMTSRLTMEIQGVPFANIEPLREYLMQAGLETGGTGSKVRPVVSCKGTTCQYGLIDTFALSEEIHERFFHGYANVKLPHKFKIAVGGCPNNCVKPDLNDLGIIGQRIPLVDMEKCRGCKVCRVENNCPIKVAKVVDGKIVIPENECNHCGRCIGKCPFKAFEEYTNGYRIYIGGRWGKKVAQGRYLDKVFTDKEEVLAIVEKAILLFREQGITGERFADTVARLGFENVQEQLLTDDLLGRKEENIKAQKHLTGGATC; translated from the coding sequence ATGAAAGTATTAATCATTGGAGGCGTTGCTGCGGGAACAAAAACAGCAGCTAAACTGAAACGTGAAGACAGAAGTGCAAAAATTACAGTTATTACCAGAGATAAAGATATTTCCTATGCAGGCTGCGGACTCCCGTATTATGTAGGCGGACTGATTGAAAGCAGAGAAGAGCTTATTGTAAATACGCCTCAGAAATATGCCAAAATGACAGGGGTAGAGGTAAAGACCGGAAAAGAAGCTACTGCGCTTTGGGCAGATAAAAAGCAGGTTCTTGTAAAAGATTTGTTTACAGGAGAAGAAGAGGTCTGTTCCTATGATAAGTTGGTTCTGGCGGTAGGGGCATCTCCGGTAGAATTGCCCGTTCCGGGAATGAAACAGCAGGGTGTCTTTAAAATGCGCACTCCTGATGATGCTACAGCCATTCGGGCATATGCAGAAGAAAATCAGGTAAAGAAGGCGGTAGTAATCGGCGCCGGATTTATTGGGCTGGAGGCAGCTGAAAATCTGAAGACCAGAGGAATACAGGTGACGGTGATTGACTTTGCCGCCCAGGTACTTCCGAATATTTTAGATAAAGAAATGGCAGGCTATGTAAAGAAACATCTGCTGAAGGAAGGAATTCGCGTGATTACCGGAACCAAAGCAGAGGAAGTGGTTGGCAATGGAAAGGTAACAGGTGTAAAGACTTCTGCTGGATTTTTGGGCTGTGACCTTTTGATTACAGCAGCAGGAATTCGTCCGAATACAGAATTTTTGCAGGACAGCGGCCTGGAAATGTTTAAAGGAACCATTTTGGTGGACAATACCATGAAGACAAATCTGGAAGGAGTCTATGCAGCAGGTGACTGTGTAATGGTGACAAACCGTATCACCGGAAAGCCTCAGTGGTCACCAATGGGTTCTTCTGCAAACATGGAGGGAAGAACTCTGGCACAGTTACTTTCAGGGAAAAACAAGACGTATCCAGGTGTCTTGGGAACCGGCATTGTAAAGCTGCCAGGTCTGAATGTAGGACGTACAGGTCTTACAGAAGAACAGGCGAAAGCAGCAGGATATGAGGTTGTGAGCGTTCTGGCGCCTACAGACGACAAGGCTCACTATTATCCAGGTGCTGGCTTCTTTATTACAAAGCTGATTGCAGAAAAGAATACCCATAAATTGCTGGGTGTGCAGGTTATGGGACCAGGCGCAGTAGACAAAATGATAGATATCGCGGTCATGGGATTAAATATGGGGGCAGCTCTGGAAGATTTTGAAAATGCGGATTTTGCCTATGCACCGCCGTTTTCCACAGCAATCCACCCCTTTGTACAGGCTGTTTATGTGCTACTTAATAAATTAAGCGGAGATTTGGTGAGCATGACTCCGGCAGAGTATGCAGAAGGAAAAGCAAAAGGTTATAAGGTAATCGATGCAGGTCTGACTCCTTCCATTCACGGTGCACAGTATGTAGATCCATTTGCTGTAAATGGAGAAATAGAAGGTCTGGATAAGGAAGAAAAATTACTGTTGGTATGTGCAAAGGGAAAACGTGCGTACTTCCTGCAGAACCGTATGCGTTTTTACGGATACAAAAATACGGTGGTATTAGAGGGCTCTACATTTTTCAATGATGTGAAGGTGGAAAATCCGGAAGGCGCGGTATCACCTGAAGAAGAAAAGAGAGTAAAGGCTCTGGGATTCTTAAAAGACAAAAATACTTTGGATAGATTTAATGGACGAGTGATTACAAGGAACGGAAAAATTACGGCAGAGGAAGCCAGAACCATTGCAGAGGCAGCAGAGCTTTTCGGAAGCGGGGAAGTAACCATGACCTCCCGTCTTACCATGGAAATCCAGGGAGTGCCTTTTGCCAATATCGAGCCTCTCCGTGAGTATTTAATGCAGGCAGGACTGGAAACAGGAGGAACCGGCTCCAAGGTACGTCCGGTTGTGTCCTGTAAAGGGACTACCTGTCAGTATGGTTTGATTGATACCTTTGCATTGTCCGAAGAAATTCATGAGAGATTTTTCCATGGATATGCGAATGTGAAGCTGCCCCATAAGTTTAAAATCGCAGTAGGCGGCTGTCCAAATAACTGTGTAAAACCGGATTTGAATGACCTGGGTATTATCGGACAGAGAATTCCTTTGGTGGATATGGAGAAATGCCGCGGTTGTAAGGTGTGCCGTGTGGAAAATAACTGTCCGATTAAAGTGGCGAAGGTGGTAGACGGAAAGATTGTGATTCCGGAAAATGAATGTAACCACTGCGGACGCTGCATTGGCAAATGTCCATTTAAAGCCTTTGAAGAGTATACCAATGGATACCGTATTTACATTGGCGGACGCTGGGGTAAAAAGGTGGCACAGGGACGTTACCTGGATAAGGTCTTCACAGACAAAGAAGAAGTTCTCGCTATTGTGGAAAAAGCCATTCTGCTGTTCAGGGAGCAGGGAATTACAGGAGAACGTTTTGCAGATACGGTTGCAAGGCTGGGCTTTGAAAATGTGCAGGAACAGCTTCTGACAGATGATTTACTGGGACGGAAAGAAGAAAATATAAAAGCCCAGAAGCATTTAACAGGTGGCGCAACCTGCTAA
- a CDS encoding LysR family transcriptional regulator: MLDFRMETFLTVCEYMNFTHAAEALGLTQPAVSQHVKHLEQEYDTPLFQRDKKKLHLTPAGEILRTALETMRNDENTLKKRLKESQTQKKILTFGVTMTIGEYAIIPSLTRFIKAHPNTDFYIRYANTQTLLTCLQEGNIDFALVEGYFKSDHYSTRIFKEEEYIAVCSTDHIFSKPVRCLKDLTCEHLLLREHGSGTRAILTKTLALKNMSVEDFKNVVEVENIHTIVSLLLQDCGIAFLYKAAVEDEIARGTLRQIPLEDFQITHDFTFLWNKDSVFSGEYEEIFREFTEIPVI; encoded by the coding sequence ATGCTTGATTTTCGTATGGAAACTTTTCTGACAGTATGTGAATATATGAATTTTACTCATGCTGCAGAGGCTCTGGGTCTGACACAACCAGCCGTTTCTCAGCATGTCAAACACCTGGAACAGGAGTATGACACCCCACTTTTTCAGAGGGATAAAAAAAAGCTACATCTGACACCTGCCGGGGAAATTCTGCGTACAGCTCTGGAAACTATGAGAAATGATGAAAACACCTTAAAGAAGCGTCTGAAGGAAAGTCAGACACAAAAAAAGATTCTAACCTTTGGTGTAACCATGACCATTGGAGAATATGCTATTATCCCCTCTTTAACCCGTTTTATTAAGGCTCACCCAAACACAGACTTTTATATCCGCTATGCCAACACCCAGACACTTTTAACCTGTCTTCAGGAAGGGAACATTGATTTTGCCCTGGTGGAAGGGTATTTTAAGTCAGACCATTACAGCACCCGCATTTTCAAGGAAGAGGAATACATTGCTGTCTGCAGTACAGACCATATTTTTTCAAAACCTGTCCGCTGCCTAAAGGATTTAACCTGCGAGCATCTTCTGCTTCGGGAGCATGGCTCCGGCACTCGAGCCATTCTGACCAAAACACTGGCACTGAAAAACATGTCTGTAGAAGACTTTAAGAATGTAGTAGAGGTAGAAAATATTCATACCATTGTATCCCTACTGCTTCAGGACTGTGGAATTGCATTCTTATATAAAGCTGCTGTGGAGGATGAAATTGCCCGCGGCACACTGCGCCAGATTCCACTGGAAGATTTCCAGATTACTCATGATTTTACCTTTCTCTGGAACAAAGACAGCGTATTCTCCGGTGAATATGAAGAAATCTTTCGGGAATTTACGGAAATACCGGTTATTTAA